One Tautonia rosea genomic window, GCGCGGGTGATCCCAGTCATCGGCAATCGATCGAACTGGCGATCGCCGATCTCTGGGCGTTTCTTCGCGAATGCGATCAGAATCACGAGCCAACTGCTTGATCAGGTTGGCTCGTCTGAGAAAGACCTTCCAACGCGATGCGGGACCAGAGTTCCCGAACTCTTTCGGAGTTTGCACGATGCTCAAGAGTATGCTGGTCGGACTGGACGGCAGCGAGCATGGCGACGCCGCGCTGGAACTCGGTCTTCGATGGGCCAAGCGGTTTAATGCCTTGCTCGTGGGCCTTGGCGTCATTGACGAACCCGGAATCCACGGTGCCGAGGAGACCTGGCTTGGCGAGGTCTACTTCCGACAGATCAACGAACGTCTCACTGAAGACGTTCGTCGAGAGGTCGAGCGGACCCTGGAGCGGGCCGCCTTGCGTTGTGTTGAGGCCGACGTATCTTTCAAGCCTCTTGAAGACATCGGAACTCCTCACGAACGCATTGTGATTGAAGCCCAGCGATACGACCTCATCATTATGGGTCAGCGAACCCACTTCCGGTTTGGATGGCAAGATGCTGCCGACGACACACTTCGGCGTGTCTTGACTGAGAACCCAAGGCCGGTGGTTGCCGCTCCCGAACGCCTCGACGACGACCGTAAGTCAATCCTGATTGCTTATGACGGTAGCGTTCAGGCTGCCCGAGCCTTGCAAGCCTTCCGCTTTACAGGTCTCGGGGAAGGTCAGACGATCCGAGTTCTGACGGTTGATCACGACAAGGTCGAAGCGGCTCGAAAAGCGGATCGCGCGATTGAGTATCTTGGTTTCCACGGATTGAAGGCAACGCCCATCACGCTCTCGTCCAACCGAGGGCCAGCCGAGGTCATCCTGGAACATCTGAAACAGACCGAGGCGGATCTGCTTGTAATGGGAGCTTACGGCAAGTCGACGCTCAGGGAATTTTTCCTGGGATCAACCACACGATCTGTGCTCAAAGACAGCCAGGCTGCCGTGTTTCTCTCGCACTGAGTGAGCCGGCCCTGGAGACTCACCAACGCTTCGCGAGTGCAACCCTACGGTCAATGGGTTCCAGCCCGTTCCCGGAAGATGCGATCGAGCGTCTCCCGGAGTTCCTGAATACGCACAGGTTTCTGGAGCAAGGCCAGAATTCCTGCCTGCTGCAAGGCGTCGAGATCGGTGGGCCGGCCCGATCCGGTCAAGGCGATGATCGGAGGAGGGGTTGAGTGGTCGGACGACCGAAGGACTTGTGCCAGTTCAATCCCATCGGTGTCTGGAAGTTCGAGGTCGAGGAGGATGACGTCCGGACGTTGGAGTCCGATCGCTTGCAGAGCATCTCTGCCGGATCGGGCGACTCGAACTTCGTGTCCCTCCCGTTGCAATAACAGGCGAAGTGCCTCGACCATGGGTCGATTATCATCGACGATGAGCAATTGAGGCAATTCGGCGGGTATTCCGGGGTGATTCTGCGTCGAGAGGTGAGCGGGAGGAGCGATCCTCGGCAACCGGATCTCAAACTCACTTCCGTGGCCGATTCCCTGACTCCGAGCGACAATGGTGCCTCCATGTCTCGTGATGATCAGCTTGACCAGCCGAAGACCAATTCCGAGGCCAGAGGGAGAGCGATTGCGGGCTGCTTCTCCACGGACAAACATGCCGAAGATTCGGGGCATCAAGGTGGAGTCAATTCCGATTCCTTGATCCCTGACCGACAGAACGACCTCTGACAATCTGGGGGTCGCCGCGATGGTAATCGACTTACCTGGGTCGGAATAGCGGCAAGCATTGGAAAGCAAGTTGATGAGAACCTGCTGCATTCGAGCGGGGTCAATCTCGACCCACATTGGTTCATCACTGAGCTGGAAGACCACGGTCTGTTTCGCATCTTCCAGGAAGGATCGAGCCGCGTCGACCGCGGATTGAAGCAGTTGAGGCAAGGAGGCTGGGTGAAGGCTTAAGGTGAGTGTCCCTTTGGAAATCCGGGAGAGGTCTAGGAGATCCTCAATGAGCAGGGCGAGTTGTCGGGTTTGATTTCGGATGATCCGAACTGCCCACTCACGCTGCTCCTGGTCATCGTCCAGATCCAACAGTAATTCGCCAGCGTGATCGATTGCCGCGAGCGGATTGCGCAACTCATGGCAGAGGGTCGCCAGGAATTCGTCCTTGGAACGGTCTGCGTCTCGAAGTGCCTGCTCCGACTCGCGGTGCTGTGCCAAGTCTCGGCGAGCCTGAATCAAGGCATCAGACAGCAAGTGGAGCGACTCCTCGGTCGCTTCCTGTCGATTCTCCGCAAGGTGAACCCGAGCCTGAATCCAGATCATCAGGCTGACGGAGAGGACCATGATCCCGAGAAGCAGCGCGATCTTGCTCAGCTGAGAAAGGACGAATACCTCGGCAATCGACATCATCAAGACGAAGCCAAGGATGAGCACCAAGAGGGCCCCCAGCACCGGGGCGCTCCACTTCAAGAACCTCGAGGTCCGCCCGGCAGGAGCAAGGCGCTCGCTGCCGGGTTCTCCGGGAATGTGCGGCGGGGCCATGACCGGGTTCTCCGGAGTTCCTGAGCCGCACCCGCCCGGCTTTCCCAATTTCGATACAGGCGGGAATCCTAGAAGATACACCCCAGCTCAGGGTATTGTGACATCAACCCGCTTAA contains:
- a CDS encoding universal stress protein yields the protein MLKSMLVGLDGSEHGDAALELGLRWAKRFNALLVGLGVIDEPGIHGAEETWLGEVYFRQINERLTEDVRREVERTLERAALRCVEADVSFKPLEDIGTPHERIVIEAQRYDLIIMGQRTHFRFGWQDAADDTLRRVLTENPRPVVAAPERLDDDRKSILIAYDGSVQAARALQAFRFTGLGEGQTIRVLTVDHDKVEAARKADRAIEYLGFHGLKATPITLSSNRGPAEVILEHLKQTEADLLVMGAYGKSTLREFFLGSTTRSVLKDSQAAVFLSH
- a CDS encoding hybrid sensor histidine kinase/response regulator — its product is MAPPHIPGEPGSERLAPAGRTSRFLKWSAPVLGALLVLILGFVLMMSIAEVFVLSQLSKIALLLGIMVLSVSLMIWIQARVHLAENRQEATEESLHLLSDALIQARRDLAQHRESEQALRDADRSKDEFLATLCHELRNPLAAIDHAGELLLDLDDDQEQREWAVRIIRNQTRQLALLIEDLLDLSRISKGTLTLSLHPASLPQLLQSAVDAARSFLEDAKQTVVFQLSDEPMWVEIDPARMQQVLINLLSNACRYSDPGKSITIAATPRLSEVVLSVRDQGIGIDSTLMPRIFGMFVRGEAARNRSPSGLGIGLRLVKLIITRHGGTIVARSQGIGHGSEFEIRLPRIAPPAHLSTQNHPGIPAELPQLLIVDDNRPMVEALRLLLQREGHEVRVARSGRDALQAIGLQRPDVILLDLELPDTDGIELAQVLRSSDHSTPPPIIALTGSGRPTDLDALQQAGILALLQKPVRIQELRETLDRIFRERAGTH